The DNA region GCTGATTCAATTATTCGTGTTTAAACTcagtttattgaaaaaaatcactaaaagtGAAACAAAAGAATAATGAATCAAAGTAATTACTCCTCAAACATCAAATGATGTTTATGTTATTTGTAGTCAcactgtttgaaaaataacagaaaattatttgattaatcTAATTTTAATAGGTGACATTGTTCCACTCCGTATTCtgcttttttttattacatgaaCAAGTAAAACTTCCTTTTCTAAATCGaaaaaatctgactatttctgTTACGTTGCTATTTTTTCTAAGGAATAATATAAGTTTACACTGGTATCAGGTAAGAAGCGCTCGAGTCTCACGTCCAACTCCTCTCACCTAAGCATAGTTTTAACCAGGGTTAAGACAAAGTTACCCGATCTTCAGTTCAACTATTGAATCGAGGTTACTTAAGCTTCAGGTATTAAAGTTGTCAAATGTGTCAGACCTCAACTGGTGGTGCCataagtatttacatgtacggGTAAGGTCTCCAGTTCAGTTTTTCTTGAAGCATTATTCTGTTTGCACCAGAAACTAGTTGACCTAGTTTTATTCCTCTAATTCTTCTTAGAATTATTGAATGGTAACCTTTGTATGTTTTGTGAATTGttctttttacttttaatataaTCTCCTGCGTATTGTTCACAGTACCCTTAAACTAAAATTTGAttagtaaacaaaatattgaatgttaccTCAGTGGTCCTAAAACGAACCTtataatgtttattattttgacATTACATTTCGAACTTACTAATGATGTTAAAACATCAATCttttggaaaaaagaaaatgaaaacgcAGATAAGCAGGAAGCGTATCAGGAGTGTTGCGTTATACTCATAATATACAAATTGCAAACTACTGTAAACGTATcatatttggcgtgtacgatatttggcggaaattagtttttgaacaaattggcgtagatttgaattagcgtgtaactgaatgtgactattcttttatatatatgtattgcatttagcgatgtacttgatttagcggaagccgcATACCGCCAAAAGCgataaatagaatacacagccaaatgtaatacgtttacagtatttaacttttttaaccTAAATATGTAGATAACCCACTAACAAAACCATAAATATAAATACTCTTAATCAAATCTATTAAATAGTTATGGAAATCTTTATCAATAAGAAAAGCCATCTACCAAATAGTgccaatattttaaatattacatgcaCAGCTAAATCTGCTCGTATGAAAAATTGGGATTGCTATTCTATCGTGATCAAAAGCAGACCTTGTTATCGCTAATATAGGCCTATTGAAACTTACCGTTTTATCCCAGTTTATCCCAGTTTTATGGAAATCGCACTTGATTAGTAAGTGTGTGTCTCATTTTGATGATTTGATTTGGCGAAATGTTTAACAGTATccttgaaaaaagaaatgtgtACTTCAAGCCCAACCAGCAACTCTGTAAAATAATAGCCCATGCGATTTAATCAGATCgtttacgacaaagagcacacggcgggtgtgaccgttCAGCAAAGGATGCCCACTCCTCCTGGAAGTGTTGTATTGTTCCATTGACTTTgtttttcgttttatggatttttgagattattgacggtttgttattgtcagtTTTTCATTGCAATGTTAGGGGTTGCACATTACGTGACTATGAAGTATACATAACGTCACAAAAATGTATCTTACAACGTTGGTGAACAGcattttcagttttaattaaGAGTTTAAGAAACACCCCCGGTCAAAATACTTTTTCGTTGATTCAAACAATACCCTTTTCCAGTCGTATTTTAGCGTCGGGACatctttatattttcatagCCTAAAAAGACCAGTCAGACTTCCTTTGAAAAAGGCCTAAGATAAAGAGTAGTTTGCATTTGAGCACAGCGCAGTTTATATTGTAGATGTTGAAATGGTGTTTCTATAATCTAAACCTAATCCCACACGATACGTTGGTCCACGACGTCAGTGAAGTATAATATTACTCTTAACGATACTTAGATATtctttattgttatactttcatgttaaatactgaaatctgattggttaagacgcagttaataatatttactattaccctcagcgttagcaacgcacttggcaacgggtaacattaaaaaatgttacatgcgcgaaaataatgcgcgtacggttcgctgtagaattcacgttattcctatataaaagcagtaaaattttcttaaaaattttaaaaaagacattcagtataacaaaataaatagtgcctgtttgggaggataacagttgaaattgacacccctcgaaaaccattgtcaacctccgcttcgcgtcggttgacaatggttttctcggggtgtcaatttcaactgttaccctcccaaacaggcactatttatataatattagttTCAGatgtttatctttaaatatttaaacttgcAAATGTTTCCCTTGTATAACAACTGTTTGCGAAATATGTTGTTATTTTTGCATAACACCAGCCTTGGGCAAGAGGTCAAAGCGCATAGATAATCAGGGTCACTACTTTTTCTATGTACTCAAACTAACTGACTTGCGCTAAAACACACCTAATATCacaatgaaaacataatttaggcAAAACGATAAAAAACTTATCTGTATTTAGGTATTcgaattttttctaaaataaataacattaatcGCGGGGATAAATGATCATGGCTTAAGATTCCCGTAAGATCATGTTCATGGATTGACAAAAcgttcttgaaaattacaatcacTTTTGTGTAAGTAGGCCTAGATAAAATCAGTTATATTTCATTCTGACTTTAATAAAAAGTCTCGATCAAAATTGCAAACGCAATATCACAGACCTTTCGTGTTTAGTTTATTCACAGTCAGACATGACTCTTTCTGCGTGTCTGTGAGACTGTCCGTTTTATGCGTAAAGGAACTTAGAATAGTTTGTCTCTAATGTCCCATGAAAATCATTATGCTCTTTTATGTGATTCTGTGATATAATTCCTCTGAAAATTCCTAAGTAGACTCTAATTCAGCTTTCAAtcgttttgttttcaaatttccaaTCGCTCTGCGACTTCAACGGAAGTGGTGATATTCCACCAAGcttcaatcatttttttcaattgtactagtgaattttctttactatttcatttaattataataaaaaggTGTTTTCTTGTCAAAAGtagtgtcatatttatttattatgatattcAAATACTTGCATCATTGttgaacaattttttgttaCGTCAAGTAAATCGGAGCGACTTTATAGGTCATCACAAAAATGAACGTATGAGCAATATTATCGTCATAATTTGcagcaaatgtaaatataaaaaagaaggtatcatttttggatgtacTTCGGGATATAAATACGGTTTGGTACGTGATCAGGGATATGATCACGTGACCTACCCGTTGTCATGTCCCGATATatatccaaaaatgataccttatttcttaagGTATCTCACCCCTcacgttttgatttcattgcttTCATTGATCGgtatatttgaaatgaatatgattttatttatttaatcatcacagaAAGATTATTTTTTCCATAATTACACAATATTCATAAAGATAAATCATTTGtgttcaagaaacaaacaagtctCTGGGAGAACAATttttttcgtgcggaaggtttttttttaaacgaaaatgacggaaacaagcaattttagaATTTctaatatacttttcttttcattatacgtcattcattattcacatttttaacatttgataggtttgtaacatattcTATAGGTTCTGTGCGATATGtacgaaataaaatattgagaGAAAGATAGACgattagcataaaatcatgcaaatacaGTAAACTCGGTtttagcgaagtcctagggaccaatgaatttacttcgttatatccgtaattcgtttcATCCGTATAACAAATTCATAATAATAACTATTGCGAATTCACTATGTACATGTTTACTTTCACTATACTAtattttttgctaattgaggcttataaaaaaataacattactttgataccttaaataatcggattgtgacttgaaaaaataatatgaataaaaaagcattcaaactattatgtgttagtgcaaactttttaaactgtaaagaaattcgttataaaagtgttaaatttcgcTACGGGACTCAATATCAGTTTGCTATATCCGTAACTGCGTTATATCCGAATTTattataaccgtaaaatttgGCAAggttttgttaacatttttaccGGGGGCTCAAAtaaacttcgctatatccgagaatttgctatatccgtgttcgtattaaacgagttttactgcaTATAGAAAATGACTGAATTATTTTAGCCAAATTTTGCGAggattttacctttgaagccctatatctaaaatttgacatcactaacccacatgttttattatttcaaaatgatactgaatacatatctaggcaaactggattaattttataaaactctcgatattaaatatatgcataattaaaaacaatatttgaagaaataagtttgcttgATCAAAAATACtcacaacaaatcctaatcaggctAATATTGTATTTTACGTGTAAAAAGTTCAAATTAGCCAAAACTCAGAGGGATGAATactgacacccccccccccccccattttctttgtattttttaagaatgttttaaaaaaaactttatttattttacaacgattgataagcaagttctacaacttatattaataccTCTaattggcacggatgttagtgcgagggggtcattggtgtgggaagaagccagagtacccggagagaacccacgtgtcgaagcgggcgaccgccatacacTATCACATACAGCCACTGTCGATCACGAGgttcgaactcgggtcgcagcggtgacaaGCGAGTGCGTTGCCACTAGGACACTTtttctacagatttcaatgatatatttCCAAAGAGATTCTTGTTACAACAACtttgaggagtgggataccgtCAATAACATAAGCTTCACTTTATAAGATAAACTTCATTAAGACAAACTTAAATTATGCTCTGTGTAAAAATTTATAGAATCACAAAGCAAAATTTTATTGCCAtcgaataaaaaaatgtatgtattctATCTGACTTGACTTGTTTTTATTATCCTTAAAGCATGATTTGATTAATAATACTCAACCAGTATTTGACAGGTTGTTATTGTTGGACTAATTGAAAGACTATCCACATTGAATGGAATTTAACCTTGTTGTAAACAGCAGAAAATGAGATCAACATTTGTCATGGGTATGGTATGTGTTCatgtaatttaagaaaatttgtttgcactgaAATTTAATTTATCTCTCGGTTTCTTTTTCCTACTTATACCTATGACAAAACCAaggaatatatttaaaacatctaATATATAAATGATAGCATTTATGGCGACACTGTTCTTTCTTTATTGTTCGTTATCGCTTTCATCACGAGTGAGATACTCTATGTCCCAAGACATTTAAGCTTCATCGATATGTGCCATGGCCGATAGAAATCTGATGACGAACCGCATGGTATCATTCTGATTCCCTAACACCGATCTAAGAACACATTTTTACGCCTTTAGgaattttgatacaattttgtttgtacttTTACCCTTCACGGAgtctttttttctttggaaaatATCAAATTCTGCTATAAAAATAAGAAACCAAATGACGTAAAAGCATGCACAATGATTAAAATAACAGTGATATAAAAGGTACGACTTTTGTTAAagtcttttaaagaaaatgttcagTTAGAAAAACATATACTTTAAACATTTAGAAAGAACACTTCATTACGTATCATCCGGCGATGAaggtttgtttattattatactgTTTGATTTATGGAGGGAAAGGATACACAATCTTAAATGAGACCAAACTTCACGAGGATATATTTAAGAACTATGACAGGGGGCTCCGGCCAGGAGAGAATCGAACTATGCCCACAGAAATTGGTGTATTCTTCTATATGACCAGTCTCAAAGAGCTTGTAGAAAGTGACGGCAAAATCGGTATAGTAGGTACTCTTGGTTTAGAATGGACAGATGTTCGACTCGTTTGGGAGCCAACCCGTTATGGAGATCACCTTCATCAAACTACTGTTTTTGTTCATGCCATTTGGACGCCGTATATAGTCCTTTGGAATccatatgataaaattaaatccGTTCTTTCAAACAAACGTTTTTGTAAGGTCTGGACTGATGGATACATCCACTGCTTACCACAGAACATTTTGGAGGCTTCGTGCGATGCCGACGTTACATTTTATCCCTTTGATTCGCAGACTTGTACGTTGCAGCTATATGCTCCAGGATATTTATCTTCAGACATCACCTTCCGGCCCATATCGCCGACGtttaaaatggatttttatgagGAGAATGGACTGTGGTCTGTAGAACGAACTAGGATCTATGTACACACTCAACAAATTGAGaatataaactttgaaattCTGAGATTGGAAATAACATTGCAACGAAGAAGCACTTACTACATAGTGATTCTTTTGCCAATCTTTTTGATAAACTTCATGCATATCTTGGTTTTTGCGTTGCCTAGAAATTCAGGTGAGAGAGTAGGATTTTCGATCACTGTTCTTTTAACCGAGGTTCTATTCCTTACTATGATTCAGGAAAAACTACCGGAAGCTTCTGAACCGGGTATATCATACTTGATCTATAAATTGTTGGTAGACTTGCTGCTTAGCTATTCAATAATGGTGGTAGTGGTGGTGTCGAGCAATTTTTATCAGAGAGAAGACGCCGAAGAACAAGAGGAATGTACAAAAACGGAGAGTGGATTCGCAAAGTTGTTATGCACGAGGAAACAAAGAAAAGGAGACAAACGTTTTTGGAAAGATGCTGCTGGAAAAGCCACTGACAAATTATGTTTGATTTCGTTTTTAATTCTGTTCGCATTAAACAATATAGTTTATTTTGGTGCAGTGGCGGCTAAAGCTTGATTTTGATTCcataagaaaaaatgtttttattcgaaATATCTGATCGGTCTATTAATTTAACAGATACCAAGAACTATTTTAACAGAATAGATGAATGCTcgtgttttcaaaaaaaattgcttatacAGTTTTTGACACCTAAGacatcatataaaaaaatacttggcattttgttataacatttatgataacaaatttatattttggcCATTACGCTTATTATTACAGTAATGCGATACTATAGGTAGCGGTCGAAGCCAGTATTcttatataaagtaaatttctaaatatatatactggtatattaaaGAAATAAGTAGCTTACAGTAGTTTTACTGTTTTCAAACGAGTATTGTATAAAAACccttttttattgtataaaaatgcaaTAGACATTAccaatataaaaatgaattttcatatatTGTATTCTTTATATGCTTCAACGAATGAATGTATGAACTTTCTTGCGCATAGTAGTTCATATCTAACTCATTCCCTAAAATATGCGCATCACGATTGGTTGGTGTCAATTTTACGATTTAACATTAAAACGAAACCACTTGTATCTTATGTATTTAATTAAGCCAATACATATGATTATATGCTCTATATTACATATCTGATACCTGTGGATAATGCACATgaaaataaagtatataaacaatttctatcatttattttctcAATGTACAAGGGGCCAAGGTCAAGATTTGGCCAGGTTTTGCTCATTTGCAGGTAAAACTAATCCTTAAAATTGAGTGTCGTAAAAAATTCAATGCACATAAAAAGGCGAACAAACCAAGCCGGTCGCTTTGGCAAATACTGTAACCAGGGAAAGATCtgtagtaaaaaaatatttattaaaacacaCTGGGTTTTTTTCCAAACAAATGAAAGTAACAGATACACAGCAAATACAACAAAATGTCCAAACGTGCCACAGTTTGATTCAGAAAGCAAAACAACGAATTAACTGTAAAGCAATGAATtctaatgataaataaaaagaataattaaagGCCGGAAcagccacaaaggcgtcgagcagacattttttttatagagaaTGATATCAGTAAATTGATTCTCTGTTCTAATAGTCGTATatctttatgatttttttttacgatatctttttagaataaaaaaatgaattatgttttgcgcttctttaaaatcaaaaatcagtatatttcctaataaaataggtagtgatgcgttaaaactacaaaaactcatcatggttacaaaaatctaagaaatttcaaagttcaaaaaaatattttctttctgcatTTAACAGTCTTTGAACTATTTTCACatgttcataatttgaatacattaacagtgtgtacctaattataataataaaacatacatatatttatttcaattcccgtttgaaagaAGATTTCTAaggtatggttgtttacaagcaaatccacaacacgttgTATCTAAAATGTTTgaccaaaccaactgcattatcgtgtttattaaTCGCAACATAAtcactagatacgtttatcgcttacatttattttggagaccgtgcctgataacatataaaataaataaatagataaaatgtCAGCGataatctaaaataatattaaatgaatGCCTTCACCTCATTGTATTCATACGCCATTTCTTGactaagcaaatttatacttatgcaagACGTTGCAATAACtagggaggcaaagttgggtttttgtacacaatttagttaaataaatggaataaaaatcttgtaatatgtttaatactttaaggaacttatttcttacacgcatttaaaaggcggtgcagagcatgaatttttggacgattgccaatccagacgatcgccaGAAGGCTGctgagcattagctcgacgccttaaaaaaaGTATTGAAGTGTTCTTTCAAGAGAGTCCACATATCTTGTTGAAAGTATAAACCAGCGTGAAAACCTATGCAGAAAGAATGCAAAGAGGCCAACAATTTGTTACTCAGTATAATTATATCAACATAGACCTTGTTGCACCCGGAGGCACATAGGACAAGGACTATGGATTTCCATTCTTCTTGGTTCTTTGCTATCCTTTCCGCTTCTCCTCAGGTAAGATTCATGTCCCttagattttttttcgaaaGTTCTATTCTTAGTCGGCCTTTCCTCCTTTTCCCTTCTGATGTCCATCTTCGTGCCACTCTTGTGATGTCGTTTGTTGGCTTATAATATAAATACGCTAGTACAAAAACACATTAGACCAAATATCATCCTAATATCATCGATATCGTTAGCTTACAAAAATAACAAGGGCCTTTAGGTCACATCGTTCACCTGGACAATAGTTCTCCTATTTCGAATCTTGTATTTTTAAGTTCGAATCTTAAACGAGCCTTCTAGGTGTAAATATATAagagttttacatttttttcatatttaaagatattaatttgAAGGACACAAGAAGATTCAAGATACTAAATTTgagattcaatatttaaatcaaCCAGTAAAATACAGTTTTTCTATCGACATCAAACTGTTATAATGATGTTAGAATACGAATTGTTGCAGGTCTGTACATGCATAAGAAGCGTATCAGGAAATTtgcttttattcaaaaataaattgcaaaaacaGGATACTTAActtatttaatctaaatatgtaaattatttgtacCAAATTTCggaaaaaaggaaatgaaaacGCAGAAATGCATGAAGCGTATCAAGAATCTTGCGGTATACTCATAATGTACAAACTGCAAAATTAAGATgctaaatgtttttaaactaaAGATGTAGATTAACAGACAACCCATTAACAAAACCATAAATATAGTGTAACGTTTCTGAGTTCGATATGGGATTCGGCTGCTCTGCCTGAGCAAATCAAAGAGTGAATTAAATGATCTATTTCCTCAATCAcagatttgaatttgaaatatgtacaaATAATATCCCCCGGTTCTCTGTGGTGCACGCACTTCAAACTACGATTGCGTATGCGCTGCTCGGAGACAGGAGCGCACGCGCCGTTCCGGGACTGTAGCGTACTAACTACAGTCAACAAGccaatttgtatatttattactCCAAATATACACCTATAGTCTCGAAAGCCTGTTACAGGCACGTAAGACTACAGACAGGTTATTCTTACCAACCTTAATTTCCTTCCTGGCTTCGATGTGTTGATGTCTCGGCCGTCGAACACAGACTCCCCGATCCTACTGATTTTCTCAGCTTATATACCCTTCGGGTATCACGTGATCAGCTGAGGATCGAATGGGATGAGTACATTAAACCGGAAGTTAGTCAGCACAATTCTACCACAGGGAACCGAAgggatatttttgattttgatcaTAACTTCGCTTCACAACCCACACCTCCGAGAAATGCGTCCCGCATTCTCACAAATCAATATCAAAAAGGAACAAGATTAAACAAcactatacattttttttttcaattttccgtTTATCTAAGacagtaacatatattttcagatGCACTACATCTAATTTTCAAAGCAAACATGTAAGGGTTAATAGTAACAACAGTGCAATATCTTTGCTCTCTAGCTTGAAATTGACCAAAAGTCATCTTACAACCACTCTTCATCTTCATGGACTTCTATCACCGATTCTCCACCAACTTGATACGATTTCTGAACTCGATCTAAGCGCCTCCTCTTAGTTCCTTCTGTCTGCGTGTCAACATTTACTCCCGTTGAAGTCAAGGTCTGGGTAGATGCGTCCACGGTAAGTATACCAGCTTGAACAGCAACGGCCCGTAAGGTGCTTGGTTTGGATGCAGAAGCAGTAATGGTGAGGTCTTTCGCTGCTCGCTCACGTGGAGTTATCATCGGAGTCGCAAAAGGACTTGGAGCAGTTGGAACAACGGCATCAGGACTCACTTTGGCCTTTGCTCTAGGAACATAAACTGGAAGTGGTCTCGTTGGTTTCCTCTTCGTCACTTCTGGGGTAACAGGGATTGTGCGCAGGATGTCAGATTCACCTACCACGTCAGAGAGACTCCCAGGATCCAATGATTCCCACTCATGATCAGACTCGCTTTCTGCTTGTACTGTTCCAGAACTACCACTGTGCCGTGTTCTCTCGTGTCTCTGCATATCGCTCTTCTTGTTGGTGGCGTAATCACACTGCGTACACTCAAATCTTTTCTGGCGACGCTTCCTTCCACACTCTATAACATGTTTTTCCCAGGAATTCTCTTCCATAATGCGCTCATTGCACATAGGACATCGGTGTCCCTCTTTTCTAGCAGTGGTCTTAGTGTTAACCATTTCCTACAacataaaataacaaaaccaAACATTGAATTCTGTCTGCTCACTATTTacacaatttaaacaatacagaTATTATAACTGAACTATATTTTGTATTCTACCACAAAATCATCATGCCAAGCAGGTGCGCGTTTTTGGCGCAGGGGTCTACTTTTAAGGTCTGCGCTCGCGCTTTCTATATCATTATCACACAAATGCGTATTGTCATCAATAGCATGCAAGTTGTCAGCCTCACACTCTATTTCGTTTCTCTCCACTGACAGTTCTTGTTCTTCACCTGTCAATATCTGAGATTTACACTTTCGCATGCGATCGCAATGAATAACACCACTCTTGCCTCGAAATCCGCATGCTACTATGTAAAGAAAATCAGACAACTTTTTCTCTACGACGAAAGGACCTTTCCAAAACGATGTCAGTTTTGGCGAACAGCCGCTTTTTCTTACCGGAAAATACACATAGACCTTTTCACCGGGTTCAAACATAGACCATGCTACTTTCGCATCATGATATTTCTCCTGGCGTAGCATCTCTTTTTCTGTATGTTCTCTAACAATTTTGTGCGCGGTTTCCAGGCGTTCACGCAAAATCCATACCCACTGATTAGAAGGAATGTCTTTTATATCAGATGGCATCTCGTACATCAGGTCTAACGGAGTAGTCGCCTCTCTACCCAACATCAACATGTTTGGGGAGAAGTTAGTTGTCTCGTGCGCTGTGGATCTGTAAGCCATTAATAAATAAGGGAGATACACATCCCAGTCACGCTGGTTTTCTTGAACATAGGTACTGAGCATCGAGAGCAGTGTACGGTTAAATCGTTCCACCATACCATCTGATTTCGGGTGATAAGGTGTGGTACGTGTTTTTCTAATACCCAATAACCGACACATTTCAGAAAACAGCTTGCTCTCGTATTGGCGCCCTTGATCAGAATGCAGAACTGATGGTACGCCAAATCTGGCTATAACTTGCTCCATGATCGTGCTTGCTACGGTTTCAGCATCCATACTTTGTAGAGCGAAAGCCTCTGTCCACTTTGTAAAATAATCGGACACTACAAGTATATGGCGATTTCCTCTGTCCGTCTCTGGCAATTCGCACAATATATCAGTTGCAATCCTCTCCATTGGAGTACCGGAACCAGCAATTTGCATAGGAGCTCTTTGCTTGGATTTGGATTCTTGCGCATGGTGCATTTTTCACAACCGGAAATATACTGATGGACATCTTTCTGAAGCCCAGGCCAGTAATACTTTTGCCTTATTTTGGCCAAAGTCTTCGTAACACCTAAGTGTCCTGATGTATGGCTGTCATGGCACATATTAAGTACTCTCCGACGCTCTTCATTGGGTATAATAGCCTGGAATGTTTCCTTGCCTGAGGGTAGCAGTATCCATTTTCGCATTAACAGCCCTTCTTTTATGCACAGGCGATCAAATTGATTCCAGAGTGATTTCACTACAAACCCTTGCTGCGTTATCTTAGAGTTACAAGGTCTTTTCCCACTTTCAACCCAAGAACGAACCAACTGAATGTCCTTGCTTTCACTCTGTGCCTCTTTCAAAGTAAGGTCATCTTTCTCGCTCGAGTCTAGATCTGCGTACACAGTTCGAACTTTTTGCACTGTTTCAGGTTCGAAACCACACTGGGGACATGGTCTTCTACTGAGTGCATCTGCGTTACCATGCTTTCGACCAGGGCGGTGCTCAATCTCAAAGTCGTACGTACTGATCACTTCCAGCCACCTCGCCATTTGACCTTCCGGATCCTTAAATCGTAACAGCCATCTTAGTGATCCGTGGTCTGTCCTGATAAGAAAATGACATCCATAAAGGTAGTGTCGAAAATGCTTGATGAAGTGAACAACCGCCAATAATTCTCTCCTGGTAACGCAATATCGCTTTTCGGCTTTAGACAAGGTTCGGCTTGCATATGCAATCACGCGTTCTTTATCATCAATTTTCTGCGAAAGCACAGCACCGATTGCCGTTCCACTGGCATCCGTATCTAG from Crassostrea angulata isolate pt1a10 chromosome 7, ASM2561291v2, whole genome shotgun sequence includes:
- the LOC128155642 gene encoding acetylcholine receptor subunit gamma-like; protein product: MKVCLLLYCLIYGGKGYTILNETKLHEDIFKNYDRGLRPGENRTMPTEIGVFFYMTSLKELVESDGKIGIVGTLGLEWTDVRLVWEPTRYGDHLHQTTVFVHAIWTPYIVLWNPYDKIKSVLSNKRFCKVWTDGYIHCLPQNILEASCDADVTFYPFDSQTCTLQLYAPGYLSSDITFRPISPTFKMDFYEENGLWSVERTRIYVHTQQIENINFEILRLEITLQRRSTYYIVILLPIFLINFMHILVFALPRNSGERVGFSITVLLTEVLFLTMIQEKLPEASEPGISYLIYKLLVDLLLSYSIMVVVVVSSNFYQREDAEEQEECTKTESGFAKLLCTRKQRKGDKRFWKDAAGKATDKLCLISFLILFALNNIVYFGAVAAKA